A segment of the bacterium genome:
TCGCCAATGAGAGGCCGCAGTCCTTGGCGGCTTGGGCGAGGGGGTCTTCGCAGCGGCCGTGGTGGGCGATCCAGAGGCGGCGGACGACGCCGGGCATGTCGGCGCCGGGCTGGCGGCCGGCGGTGCGGGCAAGCGCGGTCATGTTCTCATCTCCGTTTCCGTGTCGTCTTGCGCCGGCGGGCCACCCGCTCCGGCAGCGCCCTCAGGCTCCGCGTGTGCCGCTTCCACTTCGCGTAGGTGCCCTTCGGCAGTCGCCCCTGGTGCTCCAGCATCGCGATCTTTCGCGCCTGGCTCCGGCTCCTGAACGGCATGGGTATCAGCCTCCGTCCAATTCGAGTTCGTCAATCTCCACGACCTCGATGTCGCTCTCCGCCAGTAGTTGCCCGCTCAGTTCGTCGTACACCGGCTGCTGCAGATGCACGAGCCGCGAGACCCCGGCGTTAATCATCATGCTTACGCACCACTTGCAAGGGCGGCAGCAGTAGGCGTACATCGTCGTACCCTTGGTGGCGATGCCGTTGCGGGCCGCCTGTAGCAGCGCGTTCATCTCGGCATGGACCGCCGGGCAATGCTCCAGGCCATCGCCGGAGGCGAATCCCATCTCCTTGCGGCGGCAGGGCTGCGTGGGGTCCTGGCAGAGGCTGCAGCCACGCGGCGCCCCGTTGTACCCCTCGGACACGACCGACCCGTCATTGACGAGCACTACTCCGATCTGCCGACTGGAACACTTACTGCGCTTGCCGACTTCCCGCGCCGACCACATGAACTGCAGGTCCTTCTGGTGCTGCTTATCGCTCGTTGACATGGCTACCCTCCGTCCTGGTGCCGCTCGACGATCTCCCGCAGCAGCACGCTCGCCGTCAGCCCCTTCTCCTCGGCCTCCTGATC
Coding sequences within it:
- a CDS encoding deaminase → MSTSDKQHQKDLQFMWSAREVGKRSKCSSRQIGVVLVNDGSVVSEGYNGAPRGCSLCQDPTQPCRRKEMGFASGDGLEHCPAVHAEMNALLQAARNGIATKGTTMYAYCCRPCKWCVSMMINAGVSRLVHLQQPVYDELSGQLLAESDIEVVEIDELELDGG